The DNA sequence GATTGCCTCGTGCTTGTTTGGGTTATATGATGGGAGTAAGTAGCTATAAGCGTTTTTTTGGGTTTGGATCTTACCTATGAGGAATTGAAACAGGCTCATACGGGTTGAGCCGCGATACACCGCTCCGCGAGTTTGGATCTTACCTATGAGGAATTGAAACTAAAATCGATCATTACTTGTACTTGTTCATCTGACAAGTTTGGATCTTACCTATGAGGAATTGAAACTCGCGTAGCGCCCATGTATCAGCCGGAATGTACAGGTGTTTGGATCTTACCTATGAGGAATTGAAACGTGTCCGGGACATGGTCAACCTGCTCCGGGAGGCCGGTTTGGATCTTACCTATGAGGAATTGAAACTGAAAGAATATTGGGGTGTTCATCGTGGAATGAACAGGGTTTGGATCTTACCTATGAGGAATTGAAACCCATGACCGTCTCCTTTCGATGCTTCTACTTGTATCGTTTGGATCTTACCTATGAGGAATTGAAACCGGGGTTCGTCGATTATCTCCGAACCACCTATGACAGTTTGGATCTTACCTATGAGGAATTGAAACAAACGCTTAGGGCGTCTTCGATCCTCTCCCGATCAGCTGTTTGGATCTTACCTATGAGGAATTGAAACATCAGTGATGTATTTCTGAATGTACCGTTGGTCAACGAGTTTGGATCTTACCTATGAGGAATTGAAACTAAATCTCTGCCAACTCGCCAAACGTAACAAACTCGGTTTGGATCTTACCTATGAGGAATTGAAACAAAGTCATGTCAGGTGAGGCATATAATAGTGCTTCGTTTGGATCTTACCTATGAGGAATTGAAACATCCCAGCCATCCCACACTCGTTCCTCCGCGCGCCCGTTTGGATCTTACCTATGAGGAATTGAAACACGCTAATGCCGGTAACTAACGGCGCTAGCGCGTAGAGTTTGGATCTTACCTATGAGGAATTGAAACAAAGGAATGACGATCGGCATCATCGGAGGCTGGCGCCGGTTTGGATCTTACCTATGAGGAATTGAAACCCTGCTGGCACCTCGCGAATTACCTTGATGTACTCACCAGTTTGGATCTTACCTATGAGGAATTGAAACTCCGAATGCGGCAGCTCGTCCCCTTGAACCTGGAAGTTTGGATCTTACCTATGAGGAATTGAAACCAAGATCGTCATAATCCAGCCCTATTTCGATTTTCGTTTGGATCTTACCTATGAGGAATTGAAACAGTATAGTGACAGAGTGAAAGAGATCGTTGCGGTGGTCGTTTGGATCTTACCTATGAGGAATTGAAACGTCGCGGCTAAGCGAGAATTGAGCGCGAGCGGGAGTGTTTGGATCTTACCTATGAGGAATTGAAACTCCCGTTTTGTGATCAACCCGTACTCCGATTTGGAGGTTTGGATCTTACCTATGAGGAATTGAAACCTGTGAGTGGGATTTCCCCGCTCTGGCACGTAAGCGTTTGGATCTTACCTATGAGGAATTGAAACCACCACTCGGACACCTTTTCAGGCGCTGGAATGGCCGGTTTGGATCTTACCTATGAGGAATTGAAACTCTAATCTGGTCGGTATTCGATAACATCTTCGATTTTCGTTTGGATCTTACCTATGAGGAATTGAAACTCCCGCACAAGCTTTTCCATCCAGCCGAAGTCTTGTTTGGATCTTACCTATGAGGAATTGAAACTAAAATCTGGTCTCATCCTCGTCCAAGACCCGAAGAAAGTTTGGATCTTACCTATGAGGAATTGAAACACTGAGGATGAAATACGACGGCGGTTAGGCGTTGCTATGGTTTGGATCTTACCTATGAGGAATTGAAACGGTGTGGCGCGCAGGGTTCACGGGCTAGTGCCGCGTGTTTGGATCTTACCTATGAGGAATTGAAACGGAATCCAGCGTTGAGTAGCTTGTTTCCGAGCTCTGTTTGGATCTTACCTATGAGGAATTGAAACATTGTCATCTGCATCGCCTGTTCTCACCAGACGAATATGTTTGGATCTTACCTATGAGGAATTGAAACCGGCTGTACAGAAAAGATAACCGCGACGAGGTATTGAGTTTGGATCTTACCTATGAGGAATTGAAACGACGCTGGAGTTCACGGGGACATCCAAAAGGGGGCGGTTTGGATCTTACCTATGAGGAATTGAAACGGTGCTACCACGTCGTCGCGCTGAATTCCAGAATCTTTCAGGTTTGGATCTTACCTATGAGGAATTGAAACCACTGTTCAACCAGGTATTAGAACGGTTCGGCGCGGAGGTTTGGATCTTACCTATGAGGAATTGAAACATATATGGGGACATGTTGTTTCCATCCGGTCGTGCAGTTTGGATCTTACCTATGAGGAATTGAAACCCGATATCGAGAATGTGGATTGGCCGCACGCGACCGTGTTTGGATCTTACCTATGAGGAATTGAAACGTCGAACGAGACAAAGGTGTTTAGCAGCGAGCACAAAGTTTGGATCTTACCTATGAGGAATTGAAACGGGAACAATGATATTTGTTAGTGTCTTCATTTCAATGTTTGGATCTTACCTATGAGGAATTGAAACGAAAAAATCCAAGAAAAAAATAACCAAAAGGAGAAGTTTGGATCTTACCTATGAGGAATTGAAACCTGCGCATCGCCGACGATAGCACATTGAAGGTGATGGTTTGGATCTTACCTATGAGGAATTGAAACTTGTACGGGATATTCGTGGAAACAAAGACAATCCGGTTTGGATCTTACCTATGAGGAATTGAAACCTACTATGCAGGCTAGGAATAGTCTAGTGTTTTCAAGTTTGGATCTTACCTATGAGGAATTGAAATGTGATTTCCGCACTGAAAGATTCTGGCATCTCGTGGGAGTTTGGATCTTACCTATGAGGAATTGAAATCGAAAGACAGGCGTGTACCCGTACGTCGAAGCGCCGTTTGGATCTTACCTATGAGGAATTGAAATATCTCGACAAACACGATCCGACCGCCAGGAAACAAACAGTTTGGATCTTACCTATGAGGAATTGAAATACCCACGGGGCGTTCAAAGATGTGCTCGCGTACGACGCAGTTTGGATCTTACCTATGAGGAATTGAAATAGAAGAAAATACAAAAGAAGAACAAGACGAAGAACAAGTTTGGATCTTACCTATGAGGAATTGAAATCTCGTCCCTAAGGCCATACGAGGATAGAAAAGTGAAGTTTGGATCTTACCTATGAGGAATTGAAACGATGTATTCTACAGTTTCTCGGTACCACGCTCGGGAGTTTGTATCTTACCTATGAGGAATTGAAACCAGTAATACAGGTGATACCTTTTACCGAGCGCATTTTGAGTTTGGATCTTGCCTATGAGGAATTGAAGTGTGACATTTTCGGGAGGAAACTTGAATTACCTTACGGAATAATATACAATTATGTCCAGATGGGTTGCATCCAGTGACGTTTATTTTTTATGCTTTTCCAAGCGACCATCTTTTCATTAACTTTTATAGAAAGCGCTAACATCACTCGCATTCATTCGAAGCGAGCTGTAGTAGTGAGATTTCAGAAAGGTATTCTTTAGAGGTATTCGGTACATCTCTGCAGAATCATCTGAGTAAGAGCAAGACTTCGGATGTAGATGGGTCTTTAAATTGTCATGAGGGGATGGGTTAAAGTGAGTAAAAAGTCTTCTATTGTCGCTCTAACTATTGTTATGTTTCTGTCCCTTTCTCTTGCGATTGGTTCCGTCTCCAACGCAATGGGGAGTAGCACTCTTGAGCTGGAAGAGACGTTTACTACCGTGAGTAACGGTTGGAGTAAAGTTGAACGTTGGAGAGATACGCGCCAACTATTTTCGATGGAAGATTATCCACCGGACGGTCGGGGTGATCAGGATGGTCAGCGGTTAACTTTTTTTGGCGGGGTGAAGAAACCTCATTCTAGCCGTTTTCTATTGTATTACGGCCCAAACTACGATTCGAACCCGATGCCTGTTCCGGTGCTTCTCGTTCACGGAGCCAACGATCATGCCGACCGGGCGTGGGCGAACCCGAATGAACTAGGCTCATACGGATGCGGTGCCATAAAATGTCCTGATACCGGTTTGATGCAGTATCTAGTTGGGAAAGGTTACAAAGTGTTTGCCATTAATTTTCCACACAAGCAGGGTGACAATTACTATTCCGCTCAACAAATTAGCGATGCCATTACCATAATTAAGGACGAAACCGGAGCGAGTAAAGTCGATGTCATCGGTTGGAGCAAGGGTGCTTTTGCGGCGCGGATGTATGTTTCGTCTGTTACCAAGCCTAGTGGTACCGCTTACGCGAATGATGTCCGTAAGCTAGTTCTAATCGGTAATCCTAACAAAGGCTTCGATTACATTTTTCGTCACGGTTGGTGGCATAACTTCAGTATCTTTCCAGAATGCGGCGGCCAAGTGAATGCACCATCACCACATACGGAAATGGTTTGTTACGGATTATGGAATAAACACCCAGAATTGTCCATATTCAATACTGGCTCTGGTAACTTTTATCCAGGTCAAAAACAGATGTTGTCTAGATGGGACTTGAAATACCCTCTCCCAACCTATGAACAGGATTGGTATACAACATATTACGGAGGTAGGGGTCTCTACACAGCAGGTAACGGCATTGACGCGGCTATTGCGCAAGGATCGTTAGTACAAAAAATTCTCGATGCGGGCATCCCAGCGTCAATCGAAACGTATTTACTTTCGGGGGACCAGAATGACATTCCGACGATTCATAATGAACATATGGGGCCGAGTGATGGTGTCGTTTTTATAGAAAGCGCAGCTTCAAGTGAAGGTATTGGCAATATGGCTGGAAACGTCACTGTCCAGCATAACCATTTGGAACTCGGATGGGCTTCGGCTTCAGCACATCAGATTGATCGGTGGCTCAGGCAATAGGATAATACTTATGAAAATACTCATAAGGAGGAGCAACACATGGCACTACAAACGTATGAGAAGCGTTCAATCCAGACAAAGCGGCTCAACGTCTCTTATTTAGTTAGCGGGAAACCAGGGAATGAACCGCTCATTCTCATCCACGGAAACGTATCGTCAAATCTTTTCTTAGAAGATACCGTAAAATTGGTAGAAAACTACCATGTGTTCGCCCCAGACCTTCGCGGCTACGGGGAAACGGAGGCGCTCCCGATCGATGCGACGCACGGGTTGCGGGACTGGGCTGACGACCTAAAATCTTTTGTGGATGCATTAAATATTGATCAGCCGATGCACTTACTTGGATGGTCTATGGGCGGCGGTATAGCGATTCAGTATGCCATCGATCACCCTAAAGATGTAATGTCTATCACCTTAGTAAACCCCATTTCTCCATACGGGTTCGGGGGGACAAAGGATATCTCGGGAACTCCTTGTTATCCGAATAACGCTGGATCCGGGGGCGGGACGGTCAACCAGCAATTTGTAGAGAGTATACGTACTCAAAATCGAAGCACAGAGGATGCAAACAGCCCGCGTCAAGTGCTGAATCAGTTTTACTTCAAACCGCCGTTTCGCGTCACGGAAGATAAGGAGGAAGCGTTTGTCGATTCGATGCTGTCGACTCGCGTAGGAGAAGGGTTTTATCCAGGTTCGTTTGAAACGTGTAACGAGTGGCCAGGCGTAATCCCCGGGACAGACGGCGTAAACAATGCGCTTTCACCTAAATATATGAACTTGTCTAGCTTCGTGCAAATTGCGCCGAAGCCACCCGTCTTATGGCTACGCGGATCCGACGATCTAATCGTTTCTGACACGTCCTTCTTCGATTTTGCCTATTTGGGGAAGCTCGGTCACGTACCGGGGTGGCCAGGTGACGACGACTTCCCCCCGCAGCCGATGGTTTCGCAAATGAGGCATTTTTTAGAAGCCCGGTGATTTAAATCAACTAAACCGCCTTACCTGTAAGTGAAGCGAAGCGATTAACGATAATAGTGACGAAAAAAACATGGAAACCTTTGTCCCTATTGTCCTGCGAGTTGGATTTTGGCATGCCAAAATCCCGGTTTGAGTTGGTTTTTTCTTAAACCGGAACCGGCAAAGTCTTTTGAGGTTCTGAACCATTGCTGTCAATAGCGCTTGTTCTTGCATGCAGTCTAGTCCCCGGCTGCGTGCGCGGTCGAGTCCGTGATCACATTTACTCTCGGCAAATATATGCTCGCATCGCGTGCGTAGCTTTTGGAGGTGGCGATACTTACTAGATAGCTGAATAAGTCTCGCTTTATTCTTAACCTGAACGGCCTTGACTTTGGCCAGCCGTTTGCGTTGTAATTTAGGGTTTCGCGTTTGGCGTTTCCATGTAGGGACGTCCTCTAATGTTAGATTTCGCAAAGAAACCAAGGGGATCATCCCCTGTTCGAACAGGGCATTCAAGTAGTCTGGCGTACCGTATGCTTTATCGGCTGAAAGGGTGCACACACGAATGGTCGGATGACAAAAACGAATCGCCGCAAGTTGTTGCATGCTCGTTTCACGTTCAGCCACTCCAGATGCTATGCTGGCTTGTGTCGACAAAATGACGCCCGATGTGACATCTGTTACATTGTGTATTAAATACCGTAGGTGAGCCTCTTGCCCCTTTGCCTTTTTATACAACCGTGCATCAGGGTCTGTTTTACTGCGGTGTGTCGCGTTAGAAAAAGTCTTTCCGTGAAAGTTCTCATGTGTGGCTTCTTCCTGCAGTCCCTGTTTTTTTCTCGATGCTTTGTCGGCTGAACCGGGAGACGATGGCGGGTCATCGTCGGTGTCATGAGGCGATGAAGACGGTTCAGCTTGACCGTCTTGTTGAGCGATTCTCGCCAAATAGTCCTCAATGGACTCTACGGGTGTACAAGTCATTTCTTTTAAGCTGTGAATCGAAGCGTTAGCCCGCACCTGAGTCCCGTCGACGCCAACGTGAACATCGGGCTTGACCAATCCTGCTGCAATACATTGATTGATTACATGAACCATAAGCTTTTCAAATATACCGTGTTGCCGCCAAAGTTTCCGAGTCTTGACAAGCGTCGTCCGATCCGGTAGCGATGGGCGGGAGGGATCAGGATGTTGAATTGATTCAAAATCGAGCCCACAGAACCACAAGTATCCCGCATGCATAGGAAGTATCTCATACAGGCCGCGTTCGGAGTGGTTAAATAAATAGGAAAGTAGGATCAATCGCACGATGCGTTCCGGGTCGGCAGCCGGTCGTCCACTTCGTTCCGTATATAACGGAGCCACCCAGTCGTAAACGCAGGAGAAATCGATCGCTTCATTTAATTGTCGTAAAATATGACTTTTGGGTATGAGTGCTTCCATATCGATGAATTGAAACAGTTGCGGTTGGGTTGCGGATGATTTTTGTGCTTTCAAGGCTCTCACGCTCATTTCACAAGATCTTGTCACTCACTCTATTTTATACGATTATAACTTCGATGACGACTTTTTCACCGGGCTTTTAGAGCGGTATGAAGAGGCGGGAGGGGCATATTCGGAGATTGTGATCGAAGATGCAGGACATGCGCCCCATATCGAGAAACCGGATATATTTTTAGAGGAATTGTATAGTTTTTTACGAGCTAACAGAAAATAGACGTACATCTGTTGGCAATACGGCCTGTAAGACAGCTCTTGTCGACTTCCCTCAATTCACGCTCGATTTGTTGCGGTCGAGCGTGAATCGAATCGCACAATCGGCACAACGTCAACTGTTGCTCGGACGGGCAAGCAGTTCGCGCTCTTGTTCTGTAAACGTAAATCCTTCGCCTAATACTTCTTGGACATCACTGACAACGATAAAAGCGTAAGGGTCGACGTGGTGGACGAGTTTTTTTAAGCGGGAAATCTCGCTTTTGTTAACCACACAATAAAGCACTTCTTTGTCGTTGCCAGTAAAGCCACCGCGTCCTTTTAACAATGTCGCGCCTCGGTTCATCTCTTTAATGAGGTAGGAGGAGATTTCGGCTGGTGCAGAAGACACGATGATCGCCGCTTTGGCCGAATAGACCCCTTCTTGGACAATATCGATGACACGGGCGCCCACGTATAAGGACACGATGGTGTACATCGCAATGTCGCGGCCGAGAAAATAGGCTGAAGTGGCAACGACGGCTAAGTCTACGAGAAATAACGAGCGGCCAACACTCCATCCAAGGTGTTTTTCCATTAACCGTGCGATAATGGCGGAACCGCCAGACGTTCCGTTGAAGCGGAAGATAATGCCGATGCCGATACCGATCATTACGCCAGCGTACAGTGCGGCGAGCAACATATCGTCTTTCATCGGCTCGCCGATGCCGTTTGTCATCCATAGGGCCACGGAGGTGGCTGTCGTAGAAATAACGGTATACACCATTGGCGTTCGTCCGAGTTCGCGCCAACCGATGATTAAGAGGGGGAGGTTAAGCATCAAGTTGGTTAAAGCGGGCGACCAGTCAAATAAATATTTTAAAAGCAGTGTGATTCCCGTCACACCACCTTCTGCTAAATGGTTCGGAATGGCAAAATAGTTGATCCCGAAGGCAAAAATAAAAGACCCCAGTATTACCATGGATACATTTTTCACATGCTGTTGCATACGTCATCACCTTTTACGATTACAATTTTTCCGTGGTCACCTGTACAATTATATAGATTGCCTTCAACGGGGACAAGAGGGAGTGACAACAGCTTTTTTCGGTCTGGCAAGCGGTAAACAACACCGTATAATGATGAGGAATAGGGATCTAGGAGGGGGCTTTTATTGGAGAGATATGGAAAGACAAATCCTTGACGAATTAAAAGCGGACGAATTACAAGCGATCAAACGCGAGTTACAATCGATGAATAACCGAGAAAAGCAGCAGAAGGAAAAGACAGAAACGACCAATCACGATAAAAGGTTGTCTCATTTCCTGGCGTTTTTTAAAGGTATCATGAATTGCCGTTGTCGTTGTGGCCCCTACGATTGCTATTGCGATCGGAGTTATTCAAGTATTGACGAGTTGGCTAACGAAATAAGAAAATATGAAGGACGAAGAACTGCGCCGCCTATGACAACAGATGACGTCACGTGCGGCGCAGTCCAATTTCGGTCGCATCATTCAAGAAGATACCCTTAGATGCTCATATACTCACAAAGTCTATATTCGCAGATATTCGAGCCTGATACTTACTTTAACTCCGCGATTCGAGTCTGATCCTCAGAATATTCAAGTTAGATACTCAAGAATGGCGCTAACGTGAACGGTTAGGACTTCTTTTCTTCAACTTTATATACACAGCGATTTTCCCCAGTCAGAAGGTGTTCAGTTCGTTCAATGTGAACGTCGTCCCCTAAGAGAGAGCGGAACAGGGACAATTCGTTTTGGCACAGCTGCGTGCAAGCAGCGGCGGCGTCACAGATCGGGCAGTGCTTCTCCACGAGCAAAAATTGTCCATCCTCTTGTTCGCGAATTTCAGCCATGTATCCTTCATCCGTGCGAATCGCGGCTAATCGCCTTAGCTTCTCCTTGAGATCAGTTGCATCCGACATGCGCGCTAAATATTGATCGTGAAGTTTTTTATTGCGGACGTGTAATAATTTATCTAGGCCTGATTGCCCGAAGGATTCCTTCATCGCATCGATTAAGCTAACGGTTAGCTCTGAATAGCCGGTTGGAAATAGTCGGTTCGCTTCCGAGGTGAGACGCCATAGCTTAGCTGGACGTCCCATCGGGCGAGCTTCTTCCTCAAAATCGACCAGTCCTTTTCCCTGTAGGGAGTATAGATGCTGGCGAACAGCCATGCCGGTGATTGATAATTCCTGAGAAAGCGTAGCGACGTCCATCGGCCCGTGTTGCTTGAGGAGATCGACGATCGTTTGCCGTGTTTTACTGGACGATTCCTTTTTCGTACGTGTTCTGTTCGAGTGCATTTCAAAACTTCCTTCCATAGACAGCGCGAAACGCAATTATTAGTAAATATTATAAATAAATATATTGACAAAGTCAAAGGTAGACCTTAACATCAGCTTTATAAATCAAAAACTTTATAAAGTAATTTATTTGTAAAGGTGGTGGCTATGTGTAGCAAACAGAGGCGTGGGCGTGGCATGTAGCAGGCATTGGGCGGTGCATACAGTGCAAGATGTGGTCCGTGTGATGAGACCCGAACCGAAAAAGTAGTTTTCCAAATTAAGATACTGTAACAAAAAGAAAGGGGTTAGGATGATGAACGTTAGCGATTATTTACAGCGGTTGAACGTCGCAGAGGAGCCGAGACTGGACTGGCAGTATTTAGGTGTTTTGCAAGCACGACACATGTTGACGATACCCTTTGAAAATCTTTACATTATGGAGGGTAGAGAAATCGAGTTGGATGTGAACGCCTTTTTTGACAAGATGGTTGTTCAGCAGCGAGGCGGGTTTTGTTACGAGTTAAACGGTTTGTTGTATTGGCTTTTACGGGAACTCGGTTTTGACGTGTTTATGCTTTCGGGCCGGGTGATGCGCGCGGAGGGCGGATATGGCCCCGAATTTGATCATATGGCATTGCTCGTAAGGCTAGGACAAGATTATCTTGTCGACGTCGGTTTTGGGGACTCTGTTCGATCGCCGCTACCTTTCTCGGGAGATGAAGTCCACGACGTCAGCGGTACGTATCGTTTGCAGAAGGATTCGCTTGGGGAATCAGCATATTTCTTCCAGAAGGTCATCGAAGGGCAATGGGTCAGTGAGTTCAAATTTACGACGATTCCTCGGGAGTTAAATGAATTTACTGGGATGTGTCGATACCAACAAACGTCTCCGGAATCTCATTTTACCCACCGACCGATCGTCTCCATCGCCACCGACGATGGCCGGATCACCTTGTCGGGAGATCAGCTAACGGTAACGGCTGGAGAGGAAAAAAAGAAGCTTACGATTGCCTCTCCGGAACAGCGCCGCGAAATATTAAGGGACTACTTCGGTATTTCGTAATCTGTATCGCCGGTTTAATATTGTGAGACAGTCCTAGTGAGCTTTGATCGCCGAACATCCCGTTCCCTTGAGGCAAAGGGACGGGATGCTTTACGCAACTTTTTGTTAGGAAGCGTGGCAAGTTTTGTTCAAGCGAGGGTTTCACGGCTGTTAATCGGTTACGAGGTGGTCGTAACTTCTACACCAAAATGATTAAACTGCGCGATTTCCTCATCGGAGAAGTGCGCATCCGTAATAAACGTATCGACTTGTGATACGTCGGCAAAAGAAGCGATTGAGCTCTTCCCGATTTTTGTATGGTCGACTAAGGCCACAACTTTGCTCGCTTTCTTGAGCATTTCCCTTTTTAATTCCACTTCGTATATATTAAAATCCGTCAAGCCGGTATCAAACGTGAATCCGTTTGCAGAAGTAAACATCGCGTCAACGTTTATTTTGTTCAGGACGTCGACGCCGAGTGTCCCTTCGAGGGAGCTCGAACCGGTTCGGACGACGCCGCCTAGTAAGATCACTGTGATGTCGGGGTGATCCCTTAACTCTAACGCGGTGTATATGCCGCTGGTGACGACCGTTA is a window from the Numidum massiliense genome containing:
- a CDS encoding esterase/lipase family protein translates to MSKKSSIVALTIVMFLSLSLAIGSVSNAMGSSTLELEETFTTVSNGWSKVERWRDTRQLFSMEDYPPDGRGDQDGQRLTFFGGVKKPHSSRFLLYYGPNYDSNPMPVPVLLVHGANDHADRAWANPNELGSYGCGAIKCPDTGLMQYLVGKGYKVFAINFPHKQGDNYYSAQQISDAITIIKDETGASKVDVIGWSKGAFAARMYVSSVTKPSGTAYANDVRKLVLIGNPNKGFDYIFRHGWWHNFSIFPECGGQVNAPSPHTEMVCYGLWNKHPELSIFNTGSGNFYPGQKQMLSRWDLKYPLPTYEQDWYTTYYGGRGLYTAGNGIDAAIAQGSLVQKILDAGIPASIETYLLSGDQNDIPTIHNEHMGPSDGVVFIESAASSEGIGNMAGNVTVQHNHLELGWASASAHQIDRWLRQ
- a CDS encoding alpha/beta fold hydrolase, encoding MALQTYEKRSIQTKRLNVSYLVSGKPGNEPLILIHGNVSSNLFLEDTVKLVENYHVFAPDLRGYGETEALPIDATHGLRDWADDLKSFVDALNIDQPMHLLGWSMGGGIAIQYAIDHPKDVMSITLVNPISPYGFGGTKDISGTPCYPNNAGSGGGTVNQQFVESIRTQNRSTEDANSPRQVLNQFYFKPPFRVTEDKEEAFVDSMLSTRVGEGFYPGSFETCNEWPGVIPGTDGVNNALSPKYMNLSSFVQIAPKPPVLWLRGSDDLIVSDTSFFDFAYLGKLGHVPGWPGDDDFPPQPMVSQMRHFLEAR
- a CDS encoding IS5 family transposase, with translation MSVRALKAQKSSATQPQLFQFIDMEALIPKSHILRQLNEAIDFSCVYDWVAPLYTERSGRPAADPERIVRLILLSYLFNHSERGLYEILPMHAGYLWFCGLDFESIQHPDPSRPSLPDRTTLVKTRKLWRQHGIFEKLMVHVINQCIAAGLVKPDVHVGVDGTQVRANASIHSLKEMTCTPVESIEDYLARIAQQDGQAEPSSSPHDTDDDPPSSPGSADKASRKKQGLQEEATHENFHGKTFSNATHRSKTDPDARLYKKAKGQEAHLRYLIHNVTDVTSGVILSTQASIASGVAERETSMQQLAAIRFCHPTIRVCTLSADKAYGTPDYLNALFEQGMIPLVSLRNLTLEDVPTWKRQTRNPKLQRKRLAKVKAVQVKNKARLIQLSSKYRHLQKLRTRCEHIFAESKCDHGLDRARSRGLDCMQEQALLTAMVQNLKRLCRFRFKKKPTQTGILACQNPTRRTIGTKVSMFFSSLLSLIASLHLQVRRFS
- a CDS encoding YitT family protein, which produces MQQHVKNVSMVILGSFIFAFGINYFAIPNHLAEGGVTGITLLLKYLFDWSPALTNLMLNLPLLIIGWRELGRTPMVYTVISTTATSVALWMTNGIGEPMKDDMLLAALYAGVMIGIGIGIIFRFNGTSGGSAIIARLMEKHLGWSVGRSLFLVDLAVVATSAYFLGRDIAMYTIVSLYVGARVIDIVQEGVYSAKAAIIVSSAPAEISSYLIKEMNRGATLLKGRGGFTGNDKEVLYCVVNKSEISRLKKLVHHVDPYAFIVVSDVQEVLGEGFTFTEQERELLARPSNS
- a CDS encoding helix-turn-helix transcriptional regulator, yielding MHSNRTRTKKESSSKTRQTIVDLLKQHGPMDVATLSQELSITGMAVRQHLYSLQGKGLVDFEEEARPMGRPAKLWRLTSEANRLFPTGYSELTVSLIDAMKESFGQSGLDKLLHVRNKKLHDQYLARMSDATDLKEKLRRLAAIRTDEGYMAEIREQEDGQFLLVEKHCPICDAAAACTQLCQNELSLFRSLLGDDVHIERTEHLLTGENRCVYKVEEKKS
- a CDS encoding arylamine N-acetyltransferase family protein, which codes for MNVSDYLQRLNVAEEPRLDWQYLGVLQARHMLTIPFENLYIMEGREIELDVNAFFDKMVVQQRGGFCYELNGLLYWLLRELGFDVFMLSGRVMRAEGGYGPEFDHMALLVRLGQDYLVDVGFGDSVRSPLPFSGDEVHDVSGTYRLQKDSLGESAYFFQKVIEGQWVSEFKFTTIPRELNEFTGMCRYQQTSPESHFTHRPIVSIATDDGRITLSGDQLTVTAGEEKKKLTIASPEQRREILRDYFGIS
- a CDS encoding DeoR/GlpR family DNA-binding transcription regulator yields the protein MVKLFVAERRNKIMEILNKNQRLTVKELAKEIDVSEATLRSDLNQMEKEGLLTRTHGGAVLTDYIENETSFSTRKKKNKQEKMHIASQAVQLITDGQCVLFDASSTVLELARLLKRGKKRLTVVTSGIYTALELRDHPDITVILLGGVVRTGSSSLEGTLGVDVLNKINVDAMFTSANGFTFDTGLTDFNIYEVELKREMLKKASKVVALVDHTKIGKSSIASFADVSQVDTFITDAHFSDEEIAQFNHFGVEVTTTS